From a single Vicinamibacterales bacterium genomic region:
- the mtnP gene encoding S-methyl-5'-thioadenosine phosphorylase, producing the protein MSAEIGIIGGSGLYDMAELTDREEVAIATPFGDPSGPYVLATLRGRRVAFLARHGAGHRLMPSELNFRANIYGFKTLGVERILSASAVGSLHEDFPPLDIVIPDQFFDRTKGRVSTFFGRGLVAHVAFAHPVCHDLCGVACDAATSVGARVHLGGTYVCMEGPQFSTLAESKLYRSWGMAVIGMTNLQEAKLAREAEICYATLALVTDYDCWHPQHDSVTVEMIIANLLQNAKTAQAIIAETVGRLPAHRTCTCGSALAAAIITSPDAIPAQTKLDLLPIVGKYLR; encoded by the coding sequence ATGTCTGCGGAGATTGGGATCATCGGCGGCAGCGGCTTGTACGACATGGCGGAACTGACCGACCGCGAGGAAGTCGCCATCGCCACGCCGTTCGGTGACCCATCGGGCCCGTACGTGCTCGCCACGCTGCGCGGTCGCCGTGTGGCATTCCTCGCGCGGCACGGCGCCGGACACCGGCTCATGCCGTCCGAGCTGAATTTCCGCGCGAACATCTACGGCTTCAAGACGCTCGGCGTCGAACGCATCCTGTCAGCGAGCGCCGTCGGCAGCCTGCACGAGGACTTTCCGCCGCTCGACATCGTGATCCCGGACCAGTTCTTCGATCGAACCAAGGGGCGGGTGAGCACGTTCTTCGGCCGCGGCCTGGTGGCGCACGTCGCCTTCGCGCATCCCGTCTGCCACGACCTCTGCGGTGTGGCCTGCGACGCGGCGACGAGCGTCGGGGCCCGCGTGCACCTGGGCGGCACCTACGTCTGCATGGAAGGGCCGCAGTTCTCGACCCTGGCCGAGTCGAAGCTCTATCGGTCCTGGGGCATGGCCGTGATCGGCATGACGAACCTGCAGGAGGCGAAGCTCGCGCGCGAAGCTGAGATCTGTTACGCGACGCTGGCCCTCGTCACCGACTACGACTGCTGGCACCCGCAGCACGACTCGGTGACGGTCGAGATGATCATCGCGAACCTGCTGCAGAACGCGAAGACGGCGCAGGCCATTATCGCCGAAACCGTGGGCAGGCTGCCCGCGCATCGCACGTGCACCTGCGGGAGCGCGTTGGCTGCCGCCATCATCACCAGCCCGGACGCGATCCCGGCCCAGACCAAGCTCGACCTGCTGCCGATCGTGGGGAAGTACCTCAGATGA
- a CDS encoding carbohydrate kinase family protein, with protein sequence MKIIVTGSIAYDYLMSFPGSFSEHLLPEHLQRVSLSFLVDSMDKRRGGCAPNIAYTLALLGERPHLMATAGQDFDEYRRWLDAAGIDTTLVKQIPEKFTASFFCSTDREGNQIASFYTGAMAHAAELSFHAVGPCQLAIISPNDPGAMVQYADECRTLGIPYMFDPSQQVARMGGDDLKRGVVGARFVICNDYEFEIIREKTGMGERDMLEHAEAVIVTKGEKGASIVLRDRTISIPAVPPTQIVDPTGVGDAFRGGFMKGLARGADYETCGRLGSVAATYVLEHMGGSSHTYTWDEFKARYEEQFGPLSL encoded by the coding sequence ATGAAGATCATCGTGACCGGTTCGATCGCCTACGACTACCTCATGTCGTTCCCGGGCAGCTTCAGCGAGCACCTGCTGCCAGAGCACCTGCAGCGCGTGAGTCTGAGCTTCCTCGTGGACAGCATGGACAAGCGGCGTGGTGGCTGTGCCCCGAACATCGCGTACACGCTCGCGCTGTTGGGGGAACGGCCCCACCTGATGGCCACCGCGGGCCAGGATTTCGATGAGTACCGGCGCTGGCTCGACGCGGCCGGGATTGATACGACGCTGGTCAAGCAGATCCCCGAGAAGTTCACCGCATCGTTTTTCTGCAGCACCGACCGCGAGGGGAACCAGATCGCCTCGTTCTACACGGGAGCCATGGCCCACGCAGCCGAATTGTCGTTCCACGCGGTCGGCCCCTGTCAGCTCGCGATCATCTCGCCGAACGATCCCGGTGCGATGGTGCAGTACGCCGACGAGTGCCGCACGCTCGGCATTCCGTACATGTTCGACCCCAGCCAGCAGGTCGCGCGGATGGGTGGCGACGACCTGAAGCGGGGCGTCGTTGGGGCCCGCTTCGTCATCTGCAACGACTACGAGTTCGAGATCATCCGCGAGAAGACGGGCATGGGCGAGCGCGACATGCTCGAACACGCCGAGGCCGTCATCGTGACCAAGGGCGAGAAGGGCGCGTCCATCGTGCTGCGCGATCGGACCATCTCGATTCCGGCCGTACCGCCGACACAAATCGTGGACCCAACCGGCGTCGGCGACGCGTTCCGCGGCGGGTTCATGAAGGGACTGGCCAGGGGCGCCGACTACGAGACGTGCGGACGCCTGGGCAGCGTTGCCGCGACGTACGTGCTCGAACACATGGGCGGGTCGAGCCACACCTACACCTGGGACGAGTTCAAGGCACGCTACGAAGAGCAGTTCGGTCCGCTTTCCCTGTAG